A stretch of the Thermodesulfobacteriota bacterium genome encodes the following:
- the ftsX gene encoding permease-like cell division protein FtsX, whose product MIRHFYKRAIQDIRENRFLNVVTIITIALSILIVSVFALFFINTNDLINHWKKGIRIMVYLKTNTAEAKIPDIKKKFEEMYGVSKAVFISKEKALEQLKQHMKSQISLLEDLKENPLPDAFEVRMIPSSQSWEKVDILSAKIKSFPFVDDVEYGEKWLGRFTNVVSLFRLTGYGVGGLFFMAAVFIVANTIRLVLYSRREEIEIMRLIGASDSFIKTPFYIQGFIQGTFGGIIGLGILFVAFMIIASNIGHGFLPGSFQIRFLPPVVFFSVVISSMLVGWLGCYLSLKQFLKA is encoded by the coding sequence ATGATCAGGCATTTTTATAAACGGGCAATACAGGATATTCGGGAAAACAGGTTTTTAAATGTCGTCACTATTATCACCATAGCGCTGTCAATTCTTATCGTCAGCGTTTTTGCTCTTTTTTTCATTAATACCAACGATCTTATCAACCATTGGAAAAAAGGCATACGGATTATGGTGTATCTTAAGACAAATACTGCTGAAGCAAAAATTCCGGATATAAAAAAGAAATTTGAGGAGATGTATGGGGTTTCCAAAGCTGTGTTTATCTCTAAAGAAAAAGCGCTTGAGCAGCTCAAACAGCACATGAAATCGCAAATTTCGCTTCTGGAGGATCTCAAGGAAAATCCGCTTCCAGATGCCTTTGAAGTGCGCATGATCCCTTCATCGCAAAGCTGGGAAAAAGTGGATATTTTATCGGCCAAAATAAAATCGTTTCCATTTGTGGACGATGTGGAATACGGCGAGAAATGGCTTGGACGATTTACCAATGTGGTCAGCCTGTTCAGGTTAACCGGATATGGAGTTGGCGGCCTTTTTTTTATGGCAGCCGTGTTTATTGTCGCCAATACCATTCGACTTGTGCTTTACTCCAGGCGGGAAGAAATCGAAATCATGCGCCTTATTGGCGCTTCCGACAGTTTTATTAAAACACCATTTTACATTCAAGGATTTATCCAAGGGACATTTGGAGGGATCATCGGGCTTGGCATTTTGTTTGTTGCCTTTATGATCATCGCCTCCAATATTGGGCATGGATTCCTCCCGGGCTCTTTTCAAATAAGATTTCTTCCCCCGGTGGTATTTTTTTCAGTAGTCATAAGCAGCATGCTGGTGGGATGGTTGGGATGTTATCTTTCCCTTAAGCAATTTTTAAAAGCATAA
- a CDS encoding peptidoglycan DD-metalloendopeptidase family protein: MNKKNNKFSPIFIVIIFLVLFCFGAASGFEETEIDRLKEKANDVEQKIDKSQTEVLKYSKKESAITHSLDRIDFSLNKARRKISLNKSELSVLEKKISKTTNEYKKLTKKIELTEDYAATRLVALYKINQMGQLNLLVTAESVHELVQRKMALERILEYDEKIRNAFVEDKIRLKKVLNRLNQQQIKKVSLKADMNKQFGMMYQKRKAREKLLKEIRSKKSYELAALYSLKKTAKTLDQKIESLDAKLKQDSEDKKSSFPAFKGLLKMPVRGKIERFFGAYKNSKFNVTNFCSGINIGAKRGEPVAAVYDGKIIYSSWFKGYGNMIIIDHGSSYYTLYAHLEEVFVDKGAEIKTGQVIATVGDTGSLTGPSLHFEVRHFGKPVDPLEWLKAG; this comes from the coding sequence ATGAACAAAAAAAACAATAAATTTAGCCCTATCTTTATCGTTATTATCTTTCTTGTGTTGTTTTGCTTTGGTGCCGCTTCTGGTTTTGAGGAGACAGAAATTGACCGGCTTAAAGAAAAAGCAAACGATGTTGAACAGAAAATAGATAAAAGCCAAACCGAGGTGTTAAAATATTCCAAAAAAGAAAGTGCCATCACACATAGCCTTGACAGGATTGATTTTTCTTTGAACAAAGCCAGACGGAAAATTTCTCTCAACAAATCCGAGCTTTCGGTCCTGGAAAAAAAAATTTCCAAGACAACCAATGAATACAAAAAACTAACCAAAAAAATTGAATTAACTGAAGATTATGCAGCCACTCGACTGGTGGCACTTTATAAGATCAACCAAATGGGTCAATTGAACCTTCTGGTCACGGCTGAATCTGTCCATGAACTGGTACAACGAAAAATGGCTTTAGAGCGGATACTTGAATATGATGAAAAAATAAGAAACGCTTTTGTTGAGGATAAGATCCGCCTTAAAAAAGTGCTGAATCGTTTGAATCAGCAGCAAATTAAAAAGGTCTCTCTTAAAGCGGATATGAATAAACAATTCGGTATGATGTATCAAAAAAGAAAAGCTCGTGAAAAGCTGCTTAAAGAAATACGCTCAAAGAAATCTTATGAACTCGCGGCCCTCTATTCTCTTAAAAAAACAGCCAAAACGCTGGACCAAAAAATAGAATCCTTGGACGCTAAACTGAAGCAAGACAGCGAAGACAAAAAATCTTCTTTTCCTGCGTTTAAGGGGTTGCTTAAAATGCCTGTCAGGGGTAAAATAGAACGTTTTTTTGGTGCGTATAAAAACAGCAAATTTAACGTAACTAATTTTTGCAGCGGCATAAATATCGGAGCAAAAAGAGGGGAACCGGTTGCCGCCGTATATGATGGAAAAATAATTTATTCCAGCTGGTTTAAAGGCTACGGGAATATGATAATTATAGACCACGGGAGCAGTTACTATACCTTATATGCACATCTGGAAGAAGTCTTCGTGGATAAGGGGGCAGAAATAAAAACCGGTCAGGTAATCGCAACCGTTGGTGACACAGGTTCATTGACTGGTCCTAGTTTGCATTTTGAAGTCCGTCATTTCGGGAAACCTGTTGATCCGCTTGAGTGGTTAAAAGCCGGGTAA
- a CDS encoding S41 family peptidase, whose protein sequence is MIIKKRKHLRLWIALTVTVIFLTMGTGFYGNLEAKSEETYQSLKVFSDVLEIIEKNYVDEVDSKELIQKAIQGMVQSLDPHSSLMPPEDFQDLSIDTKGEFTGIGIHITMRDKFVTVISPIEGTPAYRAGIKAQDRIIKVDGKPTTDLREAVKMMRGPKGTTVVVTIQRKGAADPIEFTLIRDTIPIRSVRSAVLKPGYGYIRISNFNQSTTDDLKKALAELESSAKTGDAPLKGLVLDFRNNGGGLLNQAITVSDLFIEEGIILSIKGRTKRNTKDFPASVNNVKRTYPIVALINGGSASASEIVVGALQDHKRALVLGTTSFGKGSVQTVETLRDGYGLKLTIARYYTPSGREIQAKGIEPDVVVKHRFADESDSEGDEERFYKEKDLKNHLEPKSGDTKVIKPEPGRKKGKKKGSKKREEEYLVGPLNAKNLKSDNQIMRALELLVGYDLLKGFQS, encoded by the coding sequence ATGATCATAAAGAAAAGAAAGCACCTCAGGCTGTGGATAGCCCTAACTGTTACCGTTATTTTCCTCACCATGGGGACAGGCTTTTACGGCAATCTTGAGGCAAAGAGTGAAGAAACTTACCAAAGCCTTAAGGTTTTTTCTGATGTGCTCGAAATAATAGAAAAGAACTATGTGGATGAAGTCGATTCAAAGGAACTCATTCAAAAGGCAATTCAGGGAATGGTTCAAAGCCTTGATCCCCATTCGTCGCTGATGCCACCCGAGGATTTTCAGGACCTGAGTATCGATACAAAGGGCGAGTTCACCGGAATCGGTATTCATATAACCATGCGGGACAAATTTGTTACCGTGATTTCGCCCATAGAAGGAACGCCTGCTTATCGGGCCGGTATAAAAGCTCAGGATAGAATTATCAAAGTGGATGGCAAGCCGACCACCGACTTACGCGAAGCAGTAAAAATGATGAGAGGTCCCAAAGGCACCACCGTGGTGGTAACCATCCAGCGCAAAGGAGCAGCCGACCCGATTGAATTTACCCTTATCCGTGATACCATACCGATAAGGAGCGTCAGATCCGCAGTTTTAAAACCCGGATATGGATATATCCGCATTTCCAATTTTAACCAGAGCACCACCGACGATCTAAAAAAGGCGCTCGCCGAACTCGAATCAAGCGCCAAAACCGGTGACGCACCCTTAAAAGGTCTCGTTCTTGACTTTCGCAACAATGGAGGGGGACTGTTAAACCAGGCAATTACAGTTTCAGACCTCTTTATAGAAGAGGGGATTATTTTATCCATCAAGGGTCGGACCAAGAGAAATACAAAAGATTTCCCTGCCAGTGTCAACAATGTGAAACGAACCTATCCGATTGTAGCCCTGATTAACGGAGGAAGTGCCAGTGCCTCTGAAATTGTTGTCGGAGCGCTGCAGGACCACAAGCGTGCCCTTGTACTCGGAACCACATCTTTTGGTAAAGGCTCCGTACAGACGGTTGAAACACTGCGTGATGGCTACGGACTTAAATTGACCATTGCCAGATACTATACGCCAAGCGGAAGGGAGATCCAGGCAAAAGGGATTGAGCCGGATGTCGTTGTCAAGCACAGGTTTGCAGATGAATCCGACTCAGAAGGCGACGAAGAGCGCTTTTATAAAGAAAAAGATCTGAAAAATCATCTTGAACCGAAGTCCGGTGACACGAAAGTCATAAAACCTGAACCTGGTCGTAAAAAAGGTAAAAAGAAAGGCTCCAAAAAGCGCGAAGAGGAGTACCTGGTGGGCCCCCTTAACGCCAAGAACCTGAAGTCGGATAACCAGATTATGCGTGCACTTGAACTCCTCGTAGGGTATGATTTGCTTAAAGGTTTTCAAAGCTGA
- a CDS encoding divergent polysaccharide deacetylase family protein, translating to MVKRKTKKKRAKKKARKKISLSTSLIKIFFGFTILLVLVFLAGVLAHHFMLRKEPVKGLQPSEQAPITQIPPFEIYPEKEIPPEKPPLKPKKILPDGLPKVAIIIDDLGYDRFIAQKFLALDGVFTFSVLPHSPYTKRIARAAEAKGYDIMLHLPMEPMEYPSVNPGPGALLTSMSPDELIEQLRKDLDDVPSIKGVNNHMGSRMTTVSTQMYQIFSILKKRNLFFIDSRSTAKTVCKPSARLLQIPFAQRDVFIDHILDSEFIRKQLRQLVAIARRKGMAVGIAHPHQITYKILSQELPNLKKKVQLVPASGIVQVAG from the coding sequence ATGGTTAAAAGAAAAACTAAAAAAAAAAGAGCTAAAAAAAAAGCCCGGAAAAAAATTTCCCTAAGTACTTCTCTAATTAAAATTTTTTTCGGATTTACCATTCTTCTTGTTTTGGTTTTTCTCGCCGGTGTTCTTGCCCATCATTTCATGTTGCGCAAGGAGCCGGTGAAAGGTTTACAGCCATCAGAGCAAGCGCCGATTACCCAAATACCCCCTTTTGAGATCTACCCGGAAAAGGAAATACCTCCGGAGAAACCGCCGTTAAAACCAAAAAAAATACTACCGGATGGATTGCCCAAAGTCGCTATTATTATTGATGACCTGGGTTATGACCGGTTTATTGCACAAAAATTCCTCGCTCTTGATGGTGTATTTACCTTTTCCGTGCTTCCCCACAGCCCCTATACTAAAAGGATAGCCAGAGCGGCAGAGGCAAAAGGATATGACATTATGCTTCATCTTCCCATGGAGCCGATGGAATATCCTTCGGTCAATCCCGGCCCCGGAGCACTCCTGACCTCCATGTCTCCCGACGAACTCATCGAACAACTCAGAAAGGATCTGGATGATGTCCCCTCAATCAAGGGTGTCAACAACCACATGGGGTCAAGAATGACCACGGTCTCCACCCAGATGTATCAAATATTTTCTATCCTGAAAAAGCGAAATCTGTTTTTTATCGACAGTCGTTCCACCGCAAAGACCGTATGCAAACCATCGGCCCGCCTGTTGCAGATTCCTTTTGCTCAACGAGATGTTTTTATTGATCATATTCTGGATAGTGAATTTATCCGAAAACAGCTAAGGCAACTTGTGGCCATTGCCAGACGAAAGGGTATGGCGGTTGGAATTGCCCACCCACACCAAATTACCTATAAAATTCTCAGCCAGGAACTTCCTAACCTGAAAAAAAAGGTCCAGCTGGTTCCTGCTTCAGGGATTGTACAAGTCGCAGGCTGA